One Vallitalea pronyensis genomic region harbors:
- a CDS encoding glycosyl hydrolase 2 galactose-binding domain-containing protein gives MTNKKNDVFADIASLKVDLSERNLVEPQPIEKKDRQLPFTESGSLFVPNPKMHTEEQLQEELTRQRAYYKPFMQDLAPKLDAYRSRMDVDTWDWRIEEEEDQESFQRVVLGEGAWEKVTTPHYGGPLGKAVTYYRRKVNITDEMMTLGSLFICFKGVDYIAHVFMNDNYVGSHEGFFAPFECDITQCTHVGENTIIVKVENDFTMLQSVSEKSGGKSIGGDKIYAATGLGYDDPEFGWHHCPPGMGIYQDVYIEARSRVFIHDIFVRPLPVEQKAEAWIEVFNCDVESRAIGIQVSVYGQNFEQVVLEDYRYKPMSEREIGIGDSLNETLLRAAGLLGKPIELQTEKGINYFKIPIDINDMRWWESKTPWLYQIQVKLIDEDEKIIDAQKRQFGMRSFAIDTEQIPKGTFYLNNKQIRLRGANTMGHEQQCVYKKDWDQLRDDLLLAKISNMNFLRLTQRPVQPEIYDYCDKLGLMLQTDLPLFGKVRRNQFCEVVRQVEEMERLVRSHPSNIVISYINEPFPNADNKPQRNLSRKELMDLFTVADLVVKMNNPDRVIKHVDGDYDPPSETIPDNHCYNIWYNGNGVDVGKLSKGYWLHVKPDWNYGCGEFGAEGLDPASVMKNHYPKEWLPEYLEDDKAWTPNHIIGAQTGKFHYCFFETPKTFEDWIEASRAYQGRAVQFITEAFRRDARMVTFAIHLFIDAFPSGWMKTIMDFERRPKPAYFAYRDALTPLMVSLRTDRFTYFNGDEIKVEAWVCNDTNEILEHAVLNYYVEMDDQVIVQGEVEATIPDCSSEFQGYIQFKAPEIDGRKPLKVRLALVSHSGDVLHDTAMDLEVFQQVAIKSTKKIYIASDQKGKAADLAYDMGMAITQRMEEADILLMDDFAYYSKHEASIMACVKNGARAIFLELPEGNYAVDGSSFNVKFSSLLPLHFVSRDTGHAIVKDFRANDFIHWYDEYADYVTPIIKDTFTGDDFKPVLTSGNTDDEGQWGKVLAVGEKSVGKGYVYICQVSLIGRIGTNPISKMFAAALFDAMD, from the coding sequence ATGACGAATAAGAAGAACGATGTTTTTGCAGACATTGCATCCCTCAAAGTAGATTTAAGTGAAAGAAATCTAGTGGAGCCACAACCCATTGAGAAAAAAGACAGACAATTACCTTTTACAGAAAGTGGTTCTCTTTTTGTACCCAATCCTAAAATGCATACAGAAGAACAGCTCCAAGAGGAACTTACAAGACAAAGGGCTTATTACAAACCTTTTATGCAAGATCTAGCGCCAAAACTGGATGCCTATCGTTCTAGAATGGACGTGGACACATGGGATTGGCGAATAGAAGAAGAGGAAGATCAAGAAAGTTTTCAAAGAGTTGTATTAGGAGAAGGGGCATGGGAGAAGGTAACAACACCTCACTATGGAGGTCCCCTTGGAAAAGCTGTGACGTATTATCGAAGAAAAGTGAACATAACGGATGAGATGATGACGTTAGGTTCTTTATTTATATGCTTTAAAGGGGTGGATTACATTGCTCATGTGTTCATGAATGACAACTATGTGGGTAGTCATGAAGGTTTTTTTGCTCCTTTTGAATGCGATATCACCCAGTGCACCCATGTAGGCGAAAACACCATTATTGTAAAAGTAGAAAATGATTTTACGATGTTACAAAGTGTATCGGAAAAGAGTGGCGGTAAAAGTATCGGTGGGGACAAAATCTACGCAGCTACAGGCCTTGGCTATGATGATCCTGAATTTGGATGGCACCATTGTCCACCTGGTATGGGGATTTATCAAGATGTTTATATTGAAGCCAGATCAAGGGTATTTATTCATGATATATTCGTTAGACCACTACCTGTTGAGCAGAAAGCTGAAGCATGGATAGAGGTGTTTAACTGCGATGTTGAAAGTAGAGCCATTGGTATCCAAGTATCCGTGTACGGCCAAAATTTTGAGCAAGTGGTATTAGAAGATTATCGTTACAAACCCATGAGTGAGCGAGAAATCGGCATTGGCGATAGCCTAAATGAAACACTCCTTCGAGCAGCAGGTCTATTAGGTAAACCCATTGAACTACAGACAGAAAAGGGTATTAACTATTTTAAAATTCCCATAGACATCAACGATATGCGCTGGTGGGAATCTAAAACGCCTTGGTTGTATCAGATTCAAGTGAAACTTATTGATGAAGATGAAAAAATAATAGATGCCCAAAAAAGACAATTTGGTATGCGATCCTTTGCCATCGATACAGAGCAAATTCCCAAAGGGACATTCTATCTAAATAATAAACAAATTCGTCTTCGCGGTGCCAATACAATGGGTCACGAACAACAGTGTGTCTACAAAAAAGATTGGGATCAATTAAGAGATGATCTTTTATTGGCCAAAATAAGTAACATGAACTTCTTACGTTTAACCCAGAGACCTGTGCAACCAGAAATCTATGACTATTGTGACAAGCTAGGATTAATGCTGCAGACGGATCTGCCATTATTTGGTAAAGTAAGAAGAAACCAATTTTGTGAAGTTGTGCGTCAAGTGGAGGAAATGGAACGGCTTGTCAGGTCTCATCCATCCAATATCGTCATTAGCTACATTAATGAACCCTTTCCTAATGCGGATAACAAACCACAAAGAAACCTTTCAAGAAAAGAATTGATGGACCTATTTACTGTGGCTGATTTAGTGGTAAAAATGAACAATCCAGATCGCGTCATCAAACATGTGGATGGGGATTACGACCCACCATCAGAAACCATACCGGATAATCATTGCTACAATATATGGTATAACGGTAATGGGGTCGATGTTGGTAAGCTGAGTAAAGGTTATTGGCTGCACGTTAAGCCCGATTGGAATTACGGTTGTGGTGAATTTGGTGCAGAAGGTCTTGACCCTGCATCCGTTATGAAAAACCATTATCCAAAAGAATGGTTACCGGAATATCTGGAGGATGACAAGGCATGGACACCTAATCATATCATAGGTGCTCAAACAGGTAAATTTCATTATTGTTTCTTTGAAACACCAAAAACCTTTGAAGATTGGATAGAAGCAAGCCGTGCTTATCAAGGAAGGGCTGTTCAGTTTATTACAGAAGCCTTCCGACGGGATGCAAGGATGGTAACTTTTGCTATTCACTTATTCATTGACGCTTTTCCCTCAGGTTGGATGAAGACCATTATGGATTTTGAACGTCGTCCGAAACCAGCTTATTTTGCATACCGTGATGCGTTGACACCTTTAATGGTGAGTTTGCGTACCGATAGGTTTACATACTTTAATGGTGACGAAATTAAAGTAGAAGCTTGGGTGTGTAACGATACCAACGAGATACTCGAACATGCCGTATTAAACTACTACGTGGAAATGGATGATCAGGTGATTGTTCAAGGTGAAGTAGAAGCAACGATACCAGATTGCAGCAGTGAGTTCCAAGGTTATATTCAATTTAAAGCACCTGAAATAGATGGCAGAAAGCCTTTAAAAGTACGACTAGCATTAGTGTCTCATAGTGGTGACGTATTACATGATACAGCTATGGACTTGGAAGTATTCCAACAGGTAGCCATTAAATCAACCAAGAAAATATACATTGCAAGTGATCAAAAAGGAAAAGCCGCTGATTTAGCTTATGACATGGGTATGGCTATCACACAACGTATGGAAGAAGCAGATATTCTATTAATGGATGACTTTGCATACTATAGTAAGCATGAAGCCAGCATTATGGCTTGTGTTAAAAATGGTGCTCGGGCAATATTCCTAGAGTTACCAGAAGGAAACTATGCTGTAGACGGCAGCTCTTTCAACGTAAAATTTAGTTCCCTACTACCTTTGCATTTTGTATCCAGAGACACAGGGCATGCTATTGTGAAGGACTTTAGAGCCAATGATTTTATCCACTGGTATGATGAATATGCAGACTATGTAACCCCTATCATCAAGGATACATTTACTGGAGATGATTTTAAACCTGTGTTAACCAGCGGGAATACGGATGATGAAGGACAATGGGGAAAAGTACTAGCCGTCGGTGAAAAGTCCGTTGGAAAAGGTTATGTGTATATCTGTCAGGTAAGTTTAATCGGTCGCATTGGAACGAACCCCATTAGTAAGATGTTTGCAGCTGCACTTTTTGACGCTATGGATTAA
- a CDS encoding ABC transporter substrate-binding protein — MKRFKMVGSFVLVICLLFTLTLTGCGSNDKETSGPKDNVSDQKDNTADKGSKDNSKEELEPMHLKMVMGSNGKQKDHDKVIAKANEILQDLVPNTTIEIEFIPFAEYSQKFDLMMAGQEQVDIAWNSWSQSLRDVVNKGALLPLDDLIDEHAPDIRKEIPEWSLAGGLVEKDLYMIPKYEMHYWQLALYSPQDKFEKYFDIEKAKKVFNANQEYIHITDDMWDLLEEYMKKADDAGDLGKGYSPWVFTLNEGQDLIGGRPPWTYIMPATTRFYTPGNEWDFTVQHSYKRPEIINMFKKYAEWREKGYIIEDMISLQNPRQEIENVNTKDNALIWFHNYANPKQEGEYYVENRYEHPNVRFPVQQFPVVTPNYNDGLTIPTTAQDPVRSMKVIELLETEKGKEFYNTLIYGIEGEHYKKISDNRIEYTVGTNERRSLEATYGQANFVLGNCHNAWVNQLDPVDDYKPYWDSMHESGFVNPFGAFKYDDSNTVNEITQIKSVMSEYVKGFMCGYYTDEMYNEFLAKLDTAGVEKVIADVQKQVDEYLEAQGIPKTGYMVGN, encoded by the coding sequence ATGAAAAGGTTTAAAATGGTAGGTAGTTTTGTTCTAGTAATATGTTTATTATTCACATTAACACTCACTGGATGCGGTAGCAACGATAAAGAAACTTCTGGTCCAAAAGACAATGTTTCGGACCAAAAAGATAATACTGCAGACAAAGGAAGTAAAGACAATTCAAAAGAAGAATTAGAACCAATGCATTTAAAAATGGTTATGGGTAGTAATGGAAAACAAAAAGACCATGATAAAGTTATCGCAAAAGCCAATGAGATTCTTCAAGATTTAGTACCTAACACAACCATTGAAATTGAATTTATACCTTTTGCTGAGTATTCCCAAAAATTTGATTTAATGATGGCTGGACAAGAGCAAGTTGATATTGCTTGGAATTCTTGGTCTCAATCCCTAAGAGATGTGGTTAATAAAGGGGCTTTGTTACCATTGGATGATTTGATTGATGAACATGCGCCCGATATAAGGAAAGAAATTCCAGAATGGTCACTGGCAGGTGGATTAGTTGAAAAGGACCTTTACATGATTCCAAAATATGAAATGCACTATTGGCAACTAGCACTGTATTCACCTCAAGATAAGTTTGAAAAATATTTTGATATTGAAAAGGCAAAAAAAGTCTTTAATGCCAATCAAGAGTATATCCATATTACGGATGACATGTGGGACTTACTTGAAGAATATATGAAAAAAGCTGACGATGCTGGTGATTTAGGAAAAGGCTATAGTCCGTGGGTTTTCACACTAAATGAAGGTCAAGATTTAATTGGTGGTCGTCCACCTTGGACTTATATTATGCCTGCAACAACAAGATTTTATACACCAGGAAATGAATGGGATTTTACAGTACAACATTCCTATAAGCGCCCTGAAATCATTAACATGTTTAAAAAGTATGCGGAATGGCGAGAAAAAGGCTATATCATTGAGGACATGATTAGTTTACAGAACCCTCGTCAGGAAATTGAAAACGTTAATACAAAAGATAATGCACTCATTTGGTTCCATAACTATGCCAATCCTAAGCAAGAAGGGGAATACTATGTAGAAAATCGCTATGAACATCCTAATGTTCGATTCCCAGTTCAGCAATTTCCAGTTGTAACACCAAACTATAATGATGGTTTAACGATTCCAACAACTGCTCAAGACCCTGTACGTTCCATGAAAGTTATTGAACTTCTAGAAACAGAAAAAGGAAAAGAATTCTATAATACATTAATCTATGGTATAGAAGGTGAGCATTATAAGAAGATTAGCGATAACAGAATTGAATACACAGTAGGTACGAATGAGAGAAGAAGTCTTGAAGCAACCTATGGTCAAGCTAATTTTGTTCTAGGTAATTGCCACAATGCATGGGTGAATCAACTTGATCCTGTTGATGACTACAAACCTTATTGGGATAGCATGCATGAATCTGGTTTTGTTAATCCATTCGGTGCTTTCAAATACGATGATTCGAATACAGTAAATGAGATTACACAAATCAAATCTGTTATGAGTGAGTATGTAAAAGGATTTATGTGTGGATACTACACCGATGAAATGTACAATGAATTCCTTGCAAAACTGGATACAGCAGGTGTTGAAAAAGTCATCGCTGATGTACAAAAGCAAGTGGATGAATATCTTGAAGCACAAGGTATTCCAAAAACAGGATATATGGTAGGTAATTAA
- a CDS encoding carbohydrate ABC transporter permease yields MSVRRAKRVNYVTFINIFFVIFCLLLFVLPFLLVIAISFTDESALAEGYKLIPEKFSLEGYKVIFRNPTRLFNAYTVTTLQSFLGTFVGVLVMALCAYPLSRKSFKWRKPITFYVFFTMLFGGGLIPSYLLNTQYLNLRNNFWIYILPFMANAFYLIILRTFFQGISISLVEAAKIDGASELRTFFQIILPLSKPVLATISLLYLLDRWNDWFTSLVYITDDRLFSLQYLMQKVLRELEFIKQVASEGYNVVELDNFKPPSESMRFGMCIVAAGPMLLIFPFFQKYFVKGLTVGSIKG; encoded by the coding sequence ATGTCTGTAAGACGAGCTAAAAGAGTTAATTATGTGACGTTTATCAATATATTTTTTGTTATATTTTGTTTATTACTTTTTGTATTGCCTTTTCTATTGGTTATTGCCATCTCTTTTACAGATGAAAGTGCTTTAGCTGAAGGCTACAAATTAATACCCGAGAAATTTTCTTTAGAAGGGTATAAAGTTATTTTTAGAAACCCAACCAGATTGTTTAATGCTTATACCGTCACAACGCTGCAATCTTTTTTGGGTACATTTGTCGGTGTACTAGTGATGGCATTATGTGCTTATCCCCTTTCCAGAAAGAGTTTTAAATGGAGAAAGCCTATTACATTTTATGTGTTTTTTACCATGTTGTTTGGAGGAGGTCTTATACCCTCTTACCTATTAAATACCCAATACCTTAACTTGAGAAATAACTTTTGGATTTATATATTGCCATTTATGGCCAATGCGTTTTACCTTATTATATTAAGAACGTTTTTCCAAGGTATATCTATTTCTCTAGTAGAAGCAGCAAAAATTGATGGGGCAAGTGAGTTAAGAACGTTTTTTCAAATTATTTTACCCCTATCAAAGCCTGTACTGGCCACCATTTCATTGCTCTATTTATTAGACAGGTGGAATGACTGGTTTACATCATTGGTTTATATTACAGATGATCGTTTGTTTTCGCTACAGTACTTGATGCAAAAAGTACTCCGAGAATTAGAATTTATTAAACAGGTAGCATCAGAAGGTTACAATGTGGTTGAGTTAGATAATTTTAAACCGCCCTCAGAAAGTATGCGTTTCGGTATGTGTATTGTAGCTGCAGGACCGATGCTTTTAATCTTTCCATTCTTTCAGAAATATTTTGTGAAGGGATTGACAGTGGGTTCCATCAAGGGGTGA
- a CDS encoding ABC transporter permease: MNNTISRNNEQVKIPNKHIHKKRRFFKGKRGNIELFILTLPCLIYFFIWHYLPMGGLLLAFKDYKYNKGIFGSAWVGFKNFEFLFTSQDLFRIMRNTVSYAVAFIIIGNICAIAIALMLFEIKKRSRVKIYQTTMILPRFLSWVVVGYISYAILSPTQGVANQLLSFFGLEGVSWFSEPQYWPGIIIFSEVWKTVGINSIMYYAALMAIDPQLFEAAKIDGATRWQQIKNISIPSLMTLVTILMILAIGRIFRGDIGLFYQIPRDSGLLYSTTDIIDTYVYRGLRQGHFSMSTAVGMFQSVMGLTMVLFSNWIVKKRDPDRSLF; the protein is encoded by the coding sequence ATGAATAACACAATAAGTCGTAATAATGAACAAGTTAAAATCCCGAACAAACACATACATAAGAAAAGAAGATTTTTCAAAGGAAAACGTGGTAATATTGAATTGTTTATCCTTACGCTACCTTGTTTGATTTATTTCTTTATATGGCATTACTTGCCAATGGGCGGTTTATTACTGGCATTTAAAGATTATAAATACAATAAAGGTATATTTGGTAGTGCTTGGGTGGGTTTTAAAAATTTTGAATTTCTATTTACTTCACAAGACTTGTTTCGGATTATGAGAAATACGGTTTCTTATGCAGTGGCTTTTATCATTATTGGTAATATATGTGCCATCGCTATAGCGTTAATGCTATTTGAAATCAAAAAAAGGTCCCGTGTGAAGATTTATCAAACGACCATGATATTACCCAGGTTTTTATCATGGGTTGTAGTAGGTTACATCTCTTATGCTATTCTTAGCCCTACACAGGGAGTGGCCAATCAGTTATTGAGTTTTTTTGGACTAGAAGGTGTCAGTTGGTTCTCAGAACCTCAGTATTGGCCAGGTATAATCATATTTTCTGAAGTATGGAAAACAGTAGGTATTAACTCCATTATGTATTATGCTGCACTTATGGCCATTGACCCCCAATTATTTGAAGCGGCAAAAATAGATGGTGCTACTAGATGGCAGCAAATAAAAAACATATCCATACCATCATTAATGACACTCGTTACCATATTAATGATTCTAGCTATCGGAAGAATCTTCAGAGGGGACATTGGACTCTTCTACCAAATACCGAGAGACTCCGGTTTGTTATACAGCACAACGGATATCATTGATACGTATGTCTATAGAGGTTTGAGGCAGGGTCATTTTTCCATGTCCACAGCTGTTGGGATGTTTCAGTCCGTCATGGGGTTAACCATGGTACTTTTCTCCAATTGGATTGTGAAGAAAAGAGATCCGGATCGATCGCTATTTTAA
- a CDS encoding ABC transporter substrate-binding protein yields MKKLKQAVCLLLMICLLFLLTLTGCDRKGDTASHSQDNQSNEDMEPMTLKMIAGSNGKQKDHDKVIAKANEILQELIPNTTIDIEFIPFAEYGQKFDLMMAGQETIDIAWNSYNQSLRSIVNKGALLPLNDLVDNHAPDIKKEIPDWLLAGGLVENELYMIPKYEMHFWQLAIYSPQAKFEKYFDMEQAKKVFNVNQEYMHITSDMWDFLEDYMKKADDAGDLGKGFSPWVFTLNEGQDLIGDKPPWTYGMPASTRIYTPGNPWDFTVLNTYKRPEIIEMFKKYADWREKGYIIEDMISLQNPRLEIENANTEDGALIFFHGYQNPKLEGEYYIENRWELPTVRFPIQQYPMVTTNNRDGLTIPVTAKDPIRSMKVIELLETKKGKEFYNTLIYGIEGEHYKKINDNRVEYTVGTNERRSLESTYGQANFVLGNCHNAYVNQLDLVDDYTSYWEHMHQLSFNNPFGAFKYDDTDTINEITQIKSVLSEYVKGFICGYYTEESYNEFLSKLEIAGVDKVIGDVQKQVDAYLEEQGIPKTGYVIHE; encoded by the coding sequence ATGAAAAAGTTAAAACAAGCAGTATGTTTGCTGCTAATGATTTGTTTGTTGTTCCTATTAACCCTTACAGGATGTGATCGAAAAGGGGATACAGCATCTCATTCACAAGACAATCAATCGAATGAAGACATGGAACCCATGACATTGAAAATGATTGCCGGAAGTAATGGGAAACAAAAAGACCACGATAAAGTTATTGCAAAAGCAAATGAAATACTGCAAGAGCTAATTCCAAATACAACCATTGATATCGAATTTATTCCTTTTGCTGAATATGGTCAAAAATTTGATTTGATGATGGCTGGGCAAGAAACAATTGATATTGCATGGAACTCCTATAACCAATCGTTAAGATCGATTGTGAATAAAGGTGCGTTATTGCCATTGAATGATTTGGTAGATAACCATGCACCTGACATAAAAAAAGAAATTCCTGATTGGTTGTTAGCAGGTGGTTTAGTTGAAAATGAACTCTATATGATTCCTAAGTATGAAATGCATTTTTGGCAGCTTGCCATCTATTCACCTCAAGCGAAATTTGAAAAATATTTTGATATGGAACAAGCAAAGAAAGTTTTTAACGTGAATCAAGAATACATGCATATCACTTCTGATATGTGGGATTTTCTTGAAGACTATATGAAGAAAGCAGATGATGCAGGTGATCTGGGGAAAGGTTTTAGCCCTTGGGTATTTACATTGAATGAAGGCCAGGATTTAATTGGTGATAAACCACCTTGGACATATGGTATGCCAGCTTCAACAAGGATATATACACCAGGTAATCCATGGGATTTTACTGTGTTAAACACCTATAAACGACCAGAAATCATTGAGATGTTTAAAAAATATGCAGATTGGCGGGAAAAAGGTTATATTATTGAAGATATGATTAGTCTTCAGAATCCTAGACTGGAAATTGAAAATGCCAATACAGAAGATGGTGCTCTCATATTCTTCCACGGTTACCAGAATCCCAAATTAGAAGGGGAATACTATATTGAAAATCGTTGGGAATTACCAACCGTAAGATTCCCCATTCAGCAATACCCCATGGTGACGACCAATAATCGCGATGGTCTGACTATTCCAGTGACAGCTAAAGATCCTATACGCTCCATGAAAGTCATTGAACTATTGGAAACCAAAAAAGGAAAAGAATTTTATAATACACTCATCTACGGTATAGAAGGTGAGCATTACAAAAAAATTAACGACAACAGAGTAGAATACACCGTAGGTACGAATGAGAGAAGAAGCCTTGAATCAACCTATGGGCAAGCTAATTTTGTTTTAGGTAATTGCCATAATGCTTATGTTAATCAACTGGATCTGGTGGACGATTACACATCCTATTGGGAACATATGCACCAATTAAGTTTTAATAATCCATTTGGAGCCTTTAAATACGACGATACGGATACCATTAATGAGATCACACAAATTAAATCGGTCTTAAGTGAATATGTTAAAGGTTTTATATGTGGTTATTATACGGAAGAGAGTTACAATGAGTTTCTGAGTAAACTTGAAATAGCAGGTGTGGATAAAGTCATAGGAGATGTACAAAAACAGGTGGATGCATATCTTGAAGAACAAGGTATTCCCAAAACCGGTTATGTGATTCATGAATAA
- a CDS encoding cache domain-containing sensor histidine kinase, which produces MNYFKRLFVYIQHYKFNSILVKNFIIIILLFLIPLSSITFLMYKNMNETVKEEISLINKNSLYRVRDVIDNVFKDVNEMAIFFSKDLKAQNFLVTDQYRPLLHNQYKDLYHMFDMYTFVYDYVDSIYMYSEINKRTISNDLDKDITWQEDYVKNNHPGIWINSRKKRNIYPYLLTYIQPIYRRYYQDLIGSVIINIDMEELSQLIRKNESTHSEDILIVDKDQNIIFTYHGDLFLKNIKDVDIYKHIQIADTPYSGIMDISGSKYAVSTVPSSDYDWVYIAVQPLQHYEKELQVVINYILFLLTICFVLALIITVFISIKTFSPVVNILSIFENPDNLNRFINNKDKDDEIKFIAQNIIQTIFSNRELKEELESRLKTLNQAQMVALQAQMNPHFLYNTLETIRWLVVELTQKENEPSRMIASLSKLLRLSLDSKEQLISIKEEISHAKFYIDIMKVRYGEKLNVKWEISEDILDNKIVKFVLQPLIENAIYHGIKYKKDNGIIVISGKRYASYILLTIADDGTGMEPKRIQDTNAKLEEIYTIHSEHIGIYNVNQRIKLVFGEKYGLKLVNGLNQGVIVEIRIPS; this is translated from the coding sequence ATGAATTATTTTAAACGACTATTCGTCTACATTCAGCACTATAAGTTTAATAGTATTCTTGTCAAAAATTTTATTATTATTATCTTACTATTTTTAATACCTTTATCCAGCATCACTTTTCTCATGTATAAAAATATGAACGAAACGGTTAAAGAAGAAATTAGTTTAATTAACAAGAATTCATTATACCGGGTTCGAGACGTTATTGATAATGTTTTTAAAGATGTTAATGAGATGGCAATCTTTTTTTCTAAAGATTTAAAAGCCCAGAATTTTCTTGTGACAGACCAATACAGACCCTTATTGCACAATCAATATAAAGACTTATACCACATGTTTGATATGTATACCTTTGTTTATGATTATGTAGATTCCATCTACATGTATTCTGAAATCAACAAAAGAACCATCAGTAATGACTTAGATAAAGATATCACATGGCAAGAAGATTATGTTAAAAATAACCATCCTGGGATATGGATTAACTCAAGAAAGAAACGCAATATCTATCCCTATCTTCTAACGTATATTCAGCCTATTTATCGAAGGTATTATCAAGATTTGATTGGATCAGTTATTATAAATATTGATATGGAAGAGCTGAGTCAGCTTATCAGAAAGAACGAGAGTACGCATTCAGAAGATATCCTCATTGTGGATAAGGACCAAAACATTATCTTTACTTATCATGGTGATCTGTTTTTGAAAAATATTAAAGATGTTGATATTTATAAGCATATTCAAATTGCTGATACGCCTTATTCGGGTATTATGGATATTAGTGGGAGTAAATATGCGGTATCAACAGTACCCTCCAGTGATTATGACTGGGTATATATAGCCGTTCAACCCTTACAGCATTATGAAAAAGAATTACAAGTGGTGATCAATTATATCTTATTTTTATTAACCATTTGTTTTGTTTTGGCTTTAATCATTACAGTCTTTATATCCATCAAGACCTTTAGCCCAGTTGTTAACATTCTTTCTATATTTGAAAACCCAGATAACTTAAATCGGTTTATTAACAATAAAGATAAAGATGATGAAATAAAATTTATTGCTCAAAACATCATCCAAACCATTTTTTCTAATCGTGAATTAAAGGAAGAATTAGAGAGCAGACTGAAAACACTAAATCAGGCCCAAATGGTAGCTTTACAAGCCCAAATGAACCCTCATTTTTTATACAATACACTTGAAACCATTCGTTGGTTAGTGGTAGAACTTACCCAGAAAGAAAATGAACCTTCACGTATGATTGCTTCATTATCCAAATTGCTTCGATTAAGCCTTGACTCAAAAGAACAGTTAATCAGTATCAAAGAAGAAATAAGTCATGCCAAGTTCTATATTGATATTATGAAAGTGCGTTACGGGGAAAAACTCAATGTAAAATGGGAGATATCTGAGGATATTTTGGACAATAAAATTGTCAAATTTGTACTTCAACCACTAATTGAGAACGCTATTTACCATGGTATAAAATATAAGAAGGATAATGGCATTATTGTGATATCGGGCAAACGCTATGCATCCTATATCTTGCTGACCATTGCAGATGATGGAACCGGTATGGAGCCAAAGCGCATACAAGATACAAATGCTAAGTTAGAGGAAATATATACCATTCACAGTGAGCATATTGGCATATATAATGTTAATCAAAGGATTAAATTAGTGTTTGGAGAAAAATACGGGTTAAAACTTGTTAATGGATTGAACCAAGGTGTTATTGTAGAAATAAGAATACCCTCATAA